The Ooceraea biroi isolate clonal line C1 chromosome 3, Obir_v5.4, whole genome shotgun sequence genome contains the following window.
TCTACTTCAGGTAAAGTATACGTTGGCTGTTCATGCGCATCTCTCGTCTTACATGGCTTGAGAGGAATCATTTCTTGTTTCCATTCGCAAATATCACGGaggttattattattctccaTCACGACTaaggataataattataggTAATACTCCCCTTATGTACGGATGTGCTGGCGGACACAAAGAAGTTGTGCGCGTCTTGTTAGATGCGGGAGCCAACGTTGAAGATCACAATGAGAACGGTCATACACCCCTGATGGAAGCGGCAAGCGCCGGACACGTTGAAGTTGCCAAGATCTTGCTCGAGCACGGCGCTGGTATTAATACTCATTCCAACGAATTTAAGGAATCCGCATTAACGTTGGCTTGTTACAAGGGGCACTTGGAAATGGTTCGGTTCTTGCTGGAAGCGGGTGCAGATCAGGTATGATCATTTGTTTTTACCTCTCCACGAAGATGacaattaaaaactttaataacTTTCTGTTAAAAACTTTCACTGTTAAACTACACTTTTAATGCGAATATCTGCGACGTTGTACGTTATAACAATATGTTATGCTACATTAGATGTCACTGTGTCATTGTGTCATGTAATGACATGTCACAATACACTGTGTCTTAAATCTGAACTACTTTCGTAAACAtaacacgcacacacacaacatGACTCAGCTACAGTGAAGGTTAAGTAAGGATTTTTAAGGACGGTAAAATTGAAAGGAAGGGACGATGTTATCGACTCTGATTGGATGCGCCATGTTGCCGGTCTTTCGATTGACAGCGATTGTTTGCTGCAACAGTAACAGTAAAGTTACAACAGTGGCGCTCTTAGCAATCGCTTCTCCCTCAGAAATTCTGTCTCGTGTGAACGACTCGCACCCAGACGTGTCACGTTGCACTTTTAATTcgataattgtataaataattgtataaataattttagtgATTGATATATTTGATTATCACAGGAACATAAAACAGACGAGATGCATACCGCTCTGATGGAAGCTTCTATGGACGGTCACGTAGAAGTGGCCCGTTTACTCTTAGACTCAGGTGCCCAAGTGAATATGCCGACGGATAGTTTCGAATCTCCGTTAACGCTGGCGGCTTGTGGAGGACATGTAGATCTAGCTATGCTGCTGATTGAACGTGGAGCGAACATTGAAGAAGTTAACGATGAGGGGTACACACCACTAATGGAAGCAGCGCGAGAGGGACATGAAGAAATGGTTGCTCTGCTCTTGAGCCAAGGTGAGTGACCTTTTTAACTCTTTTTAACTGAGCGAACAGTCGATAGTAATGTTGGTGATTTAATGGATTTAAAATATGAGTGAttctgattaataaaaaaggtGCGAACATCAACGCCCAAACGGAGGAAACGCAGGAAACGGCACTTACCTTGGCCTGTTGCGGCGGCTTTCTCGAAGTTGCCGATTTTTTAATCAAGGCAGGAGCCGACATTGAATTGGGAGCATCTACCCCGTTAATGGAAGCTGCGCAGGAGGGACACTTGGATCTTGTTCGATATTTATTGGAATCCGCAGCAGATGTTCATGCACAGACGCAAACGGGCGATACAGCATTGACGTATGCTTGTGAAAACGGCCATACTGATGTTGCTGACCTTCTGTTACAATTTGGTGCTGATCTTGTAAGTGtcttattaacaattataatactaaaactattttttttcatgtgcATCTTCTCAAATTTCTTGAGATACATTGAGTTCACTATTTTGTGTTACAGGAACATGAATCTGAAGGGGGTAGAACTCCACTGATGAAGGCTTGCAGGGCTGGCCATCTGTGTACTGTCCAGTTTCTTATATCGAAGCGTGCCGATGTTAATCGACAAACAACAAACAATGATCACACACCTCTTTCGTTGGCATGCGCTGGTGGTCATCTTGCAGTAGTGGAACTACTTCTTGCGCAGTCTGCGAACCcgtttcataaattaaaagtagGCACAAGTGTCGAAAAGACAGCACTCGAAAACTTATTGCTTtgtgattatatatttttactcgcATAAGTGTGGACTCTCGTCAAAAAatcaacttttaatattaaattgtttgaGTGCCAGAGACAGGTTCTGATATATGTAGGAAAAATGTCAGACAAGACTCTGCAGCAAATTTGACGATCAATGCTATTGTTTCTGTTGTAACTTGGTAATTGATTAGCGGTTTtaggttaatttttatttaaaaatttttttacttttaaatatgataaataaaaaagctaCGTATAAGCTACGtaccaaattttatttttacttgttATTCGCAGATGTAAAACAGGAGCAGCGTAatcacgctcgcgtttcttGGCGTTCAAACAGTTAAGATTTATTGTatctttgcaatttattttatttttattctaaatttaattctaaattcCACGGTGAATTCTACttactaaataatttaataaggaATCCCTCCCTATTATTTTGGATTTACTATTGTCACAATTTTTGCCAATGCTAGTATTGATACGAAGCAATAATGTTAATTGGTAATTGCGTCACAATTTGCCAATACTAGTATTGATATGAAGCAATAATGTTAATTGATAATTGCGTTTAGAAGAGCAAGGTATCGAGAATTGTACATTTCAATTCAGTggacaaataattaaataatagaacGAAAATGTGTGTCCAACTTGCATGAAGCatatcttgatattttataaagctATATATCAATATGTAACCTCATAAACTGTATTGCAGGATAATTCTACCATGCTGATAGAAGCAGCCAAAGGTGGTCACACAGCTGTTGTCCAACTTTTATTGGATTATCCTCATAGCATTATGATGAGTACTCCACATAATGCTGCACCCACATCTGCTATGTTATTGtcacaacaacaacagcagcaacaacagcagccgcagcaacaacaacagcctcaacaacaacagcaacatcaGCAGCACATAAGTCATCAGCAACACGTACCTCCTCATCCCCAACAAACCTCTACGCAATCAGAAcatcaacagcagcagcaacagcagcaaacTGCCGAGCAACAGCAAGCGCAAAATCTTCAGCCGAAACACAATACGCAAAAGTCGTTATTGAGAAAGAATCGATCAGTGACGATGATGCCCGACATGAGCCTTACTTCTGCCGAGGCGCAACAAGTACGTTCGCAACCTGCAGGAGAATCGGCCGCTACCACCAAGGACGATACCAATATTCTTGATAAGGGCAGTGGAGGGTTTACCAGTTTGTCGGAACCTAATATTAGTCTTAGTCCGACGCCGGCAGCGTCAACGCAGGGAGTcattgaaagaaaaagtagTAGACCAAATCAAGTCCTTCATAAGCAACAGATACCTGAAGAATTACAGGTATGTTTGATGTGATATGTACATGTCCTTGTACTTGCGTGCTTCTCGATAAAATTTCTCAGTAAATTCCTCGCAAAAGAgtcaaaatttgtttaatattcaaCTATTTTAATGGACTATGAGTTTAAGaatatttagtattttatattttataactgtaTCGCACTTTACATTTATCATCGtgtcttttctctttcaagCCATGTAATTATGGCTTCCAAAGGCTAGACCGAGAACTACAAATGAAAGCTGCGGCGCATGTGTTCTCTGGTTCTCGAAATTCTATCATAACTCAACCTCAGCAGCCGCAGCCGCAGCCGCAGCAAGATCCCAGTGAGACAGAAGCTTTATTACCAGGAATGCTTAACATCGATTTACCAGCTCAGTCGACAACGTCATCTCAtggtatcttttttttcactttacCTGTTTACTCGAAATTAAAGATCTGTATAagcgaatatattttttcaacgcACCTACTTTGCCTGAAAGGCTTAGTTTGCAGTACGACTGGCATGGCCGGCAGTGCATTATCGTACCAAGGAAATAGTGATGCAGCATTGGTTTGCAGTGCTTACCTAGATGGTAAAATAATGGGCTTGCAACAATTCCAGAAGACGCTGTCCGTAGCCCCGACCGTGACGGAAACATTTCCTACGAATACATTTCCCTCCTCACCCCCTTTGTCCCTTGCGCCATTACCTGCTACAACTGCTAGTACCATGTCCCTAATCACTGTTCCTACTTCTTCCTCGGCGACCACACCAAGTCCACCGAGCATCTCTACTCCTCCGACAGTCATAGCCGTTTCCCAATCGCCTATCACTGCGAGCAGCGATGTCAGCCAGAATACCGCTATTAGCGATCGCCCGAAAGCTAAACCCGTATctaagaaagaaggaaaaaatgtGCGAAAGGCCGCCTCTGGCATAGCAATGGCGAAATTACAGCAAACGCAGGCGACCATAATGGCTGGGCTTCAACAACAGTATCAGCAAAAGCAGCGTCAACACACCTATCAGGTACAGCAGGTGCACCAATTGCAGCAACTCAATCAACAGCTGCAACTTCAGTTGGATCAAGTGCAggtagaattaaaaaaaaattacttccTGTCCTGTCTGCATACTTGTTGCGAGTATTGTTCACTTTCTCTTTGATTTAGatacaacagcagcagcagcagacaCAGCAGACGCAACCGCAACCGCAACAATCTCAACAGCAGCCTCAATCGCAACAACAGACCAATGTAGTCGGTAATGGTGCAAGCAACATACTCATGCCCACTCAATTGATGTCGCACTTGCATCCTACGCATCATCATTTACACAGCCTGgtaatttttaaagtaataacAGTAAATTAATCAGTACACAGTTAATAGCCAAGTTGTTAGATACTTGGTTACTAATACTTTGTTAAGCCTCGTGTCTACGACGCTAGAAATCGATCCGCGATCTCGACAAGGCTTTAGTTATATATAGTAAAATGCATTTGtttgatttttttcaatagCAAACGCAAGAGAATCTTCCTGAACAAGTAGATCCCGAGTTAGCACGAAAGTATAGAGAAAATACTTGCGCGTTCTTCACTGGCGGCCAAAAATCCAAAACCTTTTCCGCTAATGAAAGAGTACTGAAACTGGAAGATGGCACGGATATTCCTATCGACGATGCGTTTGAAATTTTTCGCTCCATCAGTTTTGACGACGCAGTGGATGGTGCGTATATCTTCcttaaaaaatagtaaaaataagatttttaagtatattattattttattcttttcatttatttgtaGCAACGGAAGATCAAGAAAAGCTTGAGTTAAAGAGATTAGATGTATCAAGCAATAAAGAAccacagcagcagcagcagcaacatcTGCAAACTACGCAAATCGTTCAGCAGAGCGGCAGTCCGCACGTGTCCCAGGAATATTTCACTGACCCAGTGTTATCCGTACCAACGGTGTCTCTTCCAACACTACAATCGCTGCAAGTGACCTTACCATCGCTACAAGTGACCAGTGCTGGCGTCCAGATAGAGGCAGACATATCAGCAGGCTTACAACTAACAAGTGCGCAATCTTTGCAAAATCCGGCGCTCAAAAACCGTCTCAGAGCATTTGAAGAGGGCTTTCGCCAAGGTAGCATACACTTCCGCGAATGCATACAGCATATGAACCCCGAAACTTTCCAGCCACAGCTGTTACTGCAATCTTCCcaaataagtaaatatatcgatatgaATAATGTGTCCGTGctgtaataattgttaattgtacTTGGTCTTGCTTGTTAACTAGCGTTTCCCACGCAAACTTTACCGGCCGTGAGCGGAACTACCGGGATTATAGATAGTATACCTCATCAGTCGAGCGGTTTTGCACAGTCCACCACCTGCAGCACCAATCAAGTTCAAGTGGCTACTCAGACTCAAGCGCCGGTCACGACGACCGTTGCTAACGTAGCCGCGCCCGACAAAAAACAGGTATACACTGCGCCCACGACCGGCAAAGGTAAAAAGGCAAGGTATCCTCTTTTGCCGCAACAACAATCTTGCCAGCAACAACAAACTGCCAGTGCTCAGCAAACTCCTAATTTTCCGGCGCAGAACTATCAGTTAGACCCAGCGACAGGTGAGAGTTGACTCTAACGATAATTTCTCCAAGAATAGTTTTAGAAATCGATTAATAAAGATTTCTTAATgacaaattatgaaaaaattaatgatttgtTAATGACGAAGATATCTCAACAGTTGGGGGATATGCGACCAATCAAGTTCCACCTACGTCGTTTTCGTGTATGGACGTTGACTCGGAAACGGACAGCAATCATGATACAGCACTAACATTGGCGTGTGCAGGAGGACACGAAGACCTCGTGGAACTTCTTCTCAGTCGTGGTGCAGACATAGGTAAGTAAAACAATACACGTACATGGcattatgtacattattacgacgtaatatttatacatcgGGGGATTTAAGTATTTCCGAATATATCTTTGAGAATTAAATGATAGCATATGTGCTATTGTTTAATTCAGATGTGTCATCATGCGACATGTAGTAGCACATAAcatagaagaaaatattgttatgCGGTCCAGATTTTacgatgtaaaaatatttcaatttttataacagaGCACAGAGATAAAAAAGGATTTACGCCACTTATTTTGGCTGCGACCGCTGGCCATCAGAAAGTAGTAGAGATTTTATTGAATCATGGAGCCGACATCGAAGCGCAATCCGAACGTACCAAGGATACGCCATTATCGCTTGCATGCAGCGGCGGAAGGTTCGAAGTGGTCGAACTGCTGCTCAACCGTGGCGCGAACAAAGAACATCGCAATGTTTCCGATTACACGCCCTTAAGCCTCGCAGCATCGGGCGGCTATGTTAACATAATAAAGCTTTTACTTAGCCACGGCGCCGAAATTAATTCTCGCACAGGTTCGAAGCTGGGTATATCGCCTCTTATGCTAGCTGCTATGAACGGTCATAcaggtaaaaaattaaattatgatttaattatgAGATCTCTGatcatttttatcatcaatttaatctgataatgtaattaattgcattaaattgCAACTGATATCTGTATTTCGCATAACTTTTGTACTAAAcagataagaaaatatatattaataataatttgtagcGGCGGTTAAATTATTACTGGATATGGGCAGCGATATTAATGCGCAGATAGAAACCAACCGCAATACAGCATTAACACTCGCTTGTTTTCAAGGAAGACACGAAGTTGTTAGTCTTCTTCTCGATCGAAAAGCCAATGTTGAGCATCGAGCAAAGgtaatgcaatatatattacCCAACATTCAGataatacaaaatgtaaataataataagcgcGTATACACGTTTGATCATGCTTTCGTAcggtattatataattatattgtggAAGCACAGCAAGACGTAGATTAGTATGTTAAATTTTGATTGAAGGAGTTCGATTAGCGAACTACGTTGTTGATCAAAATACTCGAGattgtacattattttaccaatgcgaaataattatggttttatttatttattttttttatgaagaCGGGTTTGACACCTTTGATGGAAGCAGCAAGCGGTGGCTATGTCGAAGTTGGCCGCGTATTACTCAACAAAGGTGCAGATGTTAACGCGACACCTGTTCCATCATCCCGTGATACTGCTCTTACTATCGCCGCTGATAAAGGACACTGCCGTTTCGTAGAACTTTTATTGCAGAAGTAATTTGTTCacttcattatcattatcaggTTTCTTTTTACAAGAACACAATAATAATCAGTCTTCTTATTCTTTTAGAGGCACCCAGGttgaagtaaaaaataaaaaagggaaCAGTCCGCTATGGTTGGCTGCAAACGGTGGGCATCTTAGTGTTATAGACATGCTGTATCAGTCGCATGCAGATATCGACTCGCAAGATAATCGcaaggtaaaaatatttgcataatttattttatatatttaaaatggaaaggttatttaatgtaatatcggttacgtttctttttttctctctttcgaaaTTTTTGAGCAATTGTAAAACATCTTTTGTGATGACAATTAGGTCTCTTGTCTGATGGCCGCGTTTCGCAAAGGCCATATTAAGGTTGTCAAATGGATGGTGAATCATGTTACGCAATTTCCAAGTGACCAAGAGATGACAAGGTATATAGCGACTATCAATGACAAAGAGCTTCTGGAAAAGTGTCAGGACTGCGTTAAAGTGATTAGAGCTGCCAAAGAGACTCAGGCTGCTAAGGCGAACAAAAATGCTACTATACTACTTGAAGAGCTCGACATGGAAAAGAATAGAGAGGAATCGAAGAAAGCAGCTGCAGCGCGAAGacgtgagagaaagaaaaagaagaagctgGAGAAAAAGGAAGTGAAACGTAGACTTCACgaggaatataaaaagaacGAGACAGCATTCGAAGATAAAGAAGAAAGCGGGAAAAAATCGGGCGATGAGGAATGCGATCGGGCGGAAGATAGCGAACATGAGGCAGGCGATGAAAGAATGGAGAGTGTTCCATCGCCCGTGAACAGAAGCCCGGAAGATCCTGATAGAGAAGAGGGTGATAGTGGAATTGATGCAAATAGTCAGGGCAGCTGTAGTAGTACCGACGTGAAAGctcgagaaaagaagaaagataagaaaaagaagaagaataataataatcccagTAATAACGATAAGGATATATCTCCTCAGCGTTCACCCAAAACACTTCTCGCACAAAACACTAATTTATCTCAAAACACAGCAACATCGACTAAATCCCAAAATAACGCTTCAGAGAAGTAAGTAGGAAACGCCTTTTCTTCCTGTCTTGCATCATGAATCATCGTGAATAAATAAGCGTtacgaataaaaatgaatatgaTTTTAAAATGACATAGAACTACGTCGCCCCAACTATGTTAATACAATATTGTCTTATATAGCGATAATTTTTGCAGACGAATTATGACTAACGTTACCAGTGGCATGTCCGTGTCGACAACCTCGGTCACGACCACCAGAGCGTCCACAACTACCAGTTCTGATCGGAAACTTAAAGGTCAATTAGTTTTCGAGTCCTCCAGACATCCTGCTGATAGGGAGGATTTCGAAGCGACTGGTAACGAGACTTACGTTTCCGGCAAAGGCAAGAAatcgtacaataataattatgatggCGATAGTCTGAACACATCGACGAAAACGAGTAACACGAGTCCGAAGCAAAGCGGAAAGCGTGAGGAGGGATGGAAAGAGGTTGTACGAAAGTAAGATATACGCATTCGTAAATGTTTTTTAACGCGGACTTTTATAGCTcggacaaaaaattaattttatgtatagaatcaggtacatatatatatatatatatatatatatatatatacacacacgatatgatacgatacgatatatatatgatttcgATAGGGGACAATCGGACGATTCGGGAAGATTTATGAATTCACCATTCCGTTCTAAGAAGGTATCTGTTCCGCCAAATGCTATCAGTCGAGTTATAGGGAGGGGTGGTAGCAACATAAACGCTATTCGTGGTGCAACAGGCGCGCATATTGAAGTGGAAAAGCAAAGTAAATGTCAAGGCGAaagaattattacaattaagtGAGTATTTGATGGTGCGTCGTATTACAGAAACAAActatactatattttataattaatacatgaatttgaatattattaatgtaatacgttTTATGTTTTCAGGGGATCTTCTGATGCGACGAAACAAGCTCACTCATTAATAACAACACTTATTAAGGAACCAGAAGTGGATATATTGCATATGCTCTCAAAATCGAAGCTCAATAACCTCGTAACAACCTGGGACAAATCTGTGTCTACTGTTGCTGTAAGTGTGCGAAATCtatgttataaattaaaattcatttaaggTGCGGGgcgatgaaattaattaattatgaattattttagaCAAATAAAACGAAAGTTGGCTCTGTAAATAAACCATCTAGTCTGGCATCCAGTACAACTAGCAATCAAGTTAACAAATCGGGATATCCATCAGGTGTATCTACAGTTAATTCATTGATT
Protein-coding sequences here:
- the LOC105281422 gene encoding ankyrin repeat domain-containing protein 17 isoform X2, whose translation is MQNVAQGTTSDSQTHEKQPAAAAAPIAPATPAAAASSLQHDTGKTSSTPQSSNSSPTKSETETFSELQPRLMTDSSESEEDSAAEVECFPIEQADLDEDHPESPKFLLPEDSERSVDPETQARLEALLEAAGIGKLSSGDGKHLADHEVLRRLTSSVSCALDEAAAALTRMRSDNPRAPNEKRSLVEACTDGDVRTVRKLLTEGRSVHETTEEGESLLSLACSAGYYELAQVLLAMNANVEDRGIKGDCTPLMEAASAGHVDIVSLLIAHGADVNAQSTSGNTPLMYGCAGGHKEVVRVLLDAGANVEDHNENGHTPLMEAASAGHVEVAKILLEHGAGINTHSNEFKESALTLACYKGHLEMVRFLLEAGADQEHKTDEMHTALMEASMDGHVEVARLLLDSGAQVNMPTDSFESPLTLAACGGHVDLAMLLIERGANIEEVNDEGYTPLMEAAREGHEEMVALLLSQGANINAQTEETQETALTLACCGGFLEVADFLIKAGADIELGASTPLMEAAQEGHLDLVRYLLESAADVHAQTQTGDTALTYACENGHTDVADLLLQFGADLEHESEGGRTPLMKACRAGHLCTVQFLISKRADVNRQTTNNDHTPLSLACAGGHLAVVELLLAQSANPFHKLKDNSTMLIEAAKGGHTAVVQLLLDYPHSIMMSTPHNAAPTSAMLLSQQQQQQQQQPQQQQQPQQQQQHQQHISHQQHVPPHPQQTSTQSEHQQQQQQQQTAEQQQAQNLQPKHNTQKSLLRKNRSVTMMPDMSLTSAEAQQVRSQPAGESAATTKDDTNILDKGSGGFTSLSEPNISLSPTPAASTQGVIERKSSRPNQVLHKQQIPEELQPCNYGFQRLDRELQMKAAAHVFSGSRNSIITQPQQPQPQPQQDPSETEALLPGMLNIDLPAQSTTSSHGLVCSTTGMAGSALSYQGNSDAALVCSAYLDGKIMGLQQFQKTLSVAPTVTETFPTNTFPSSPPLSLAPLPATTASTMSLITVPTSSSATTPSPPSISTPPTVIAVSQSPITASSDVSQNTAISDRPKAKPVSKKEGKNVRKAASGIAMAKLQQTQATIMAGLQQQYQQKQRQHTYQVQQVHQLQQLNQQLQLQLDQVQIQQQQQQTQQTQPQPQQSQQQPQSQQQTNVVGNGASNILMPTQLMSHLHPTHHHLHSLQTQENLPEQVDPELARKYRENTCAFFTGGQKSKTFSANERVLKLEDGTDIPIDDAFEIFRSISFDDAVDATEDQEKLELKRLDVSSNKEPQQQQQQHLQTTQIVQQSGSPHVSQEYFTDPVLSVPTVSLPTLQSLQVTLPSLQVTSAGVQIEADISAGLQLTSAQSLQNPALKNRLRAFEEGFRQGSIHFRECIQHMNPETFQPQLLLQSSQITFPTQTLPAVSGTTGIIDSIPHQSSGFAQSTTCSTNQVQVATQTQAPVTTTVANVAAPDKKQVYTAPTTGKGKKARYPLLPQQQSCQQQQTASAQQTPNFPAQNYQLDPATVGGYATNQVPPTSFSCMDVDSETDSNHDTALTLACAGGHEDLVELLLSRGADIEHRDKKGFTPLILAATAGHQKVVEILLNHGADIEAQSERTKDTPLSLACSGGRFEVVELLLNRGANKEHRNVSDYTPLSLAASGGYVNIIKLLLSHGAEINSRTGSKLGISPLMLAAMNGHTAAVKLLLDMGSDINAQIETNRNTALTLACFQGRHEVVSLLLDRKANVEHRAKTGLTPLMEAASGGYVEVGRVLLNKGADVNATPVPSSRDTALTIAADKGHCRFVELLLQKGTQVEVKNKKGNSPLWLAANGGHLSVIDMLYQSHADIDSQDNRKVSCLMAAFRKGHIKVVKWMVNHVTQFPSDQEMTRYIATINDKELLEKCQDCVKVIRAAKETQAAKANKNATILLEELDMEKNREESKKAAAARRRERKKKKKLEKKEVKRRLHEEYKKNETAFEDKEESGKKSGDEECDRAEDSEHEAGDERMESVPSPVNRSPEDPDREEGDSGIDANSQGSCSSTDVKAREKKKDKKKKKNNNNPSNNDKDISPQRSPKTLLAQNTNLSQNTATSTKSQNNASEKRIMTNVTSGMSVSTTSVTTTRASTTTSSDRKLKGQLVFESSRHPADREDFEATGNETYVSGKGKKSYNNNYDGDSLNTSTKTSNTSPKQSGKREEGWKEVVRKGQSDDSGRFMNSPFRSKKVSVPPNAISRVIGRGGSNINAIRGATGAHIEVEKQSKCQGERIITIKGSSDATKQAHSLITTLIKEPEVDILHMLSKSKLNNLVTTWDKSVSTVATNKTKVGSVNKPSSLASSTTSNQVNKSGYPSGVSTVNSLILRSSSTIKLAGTFTPSLPRATAPRLVAAAEKRAQAVAAQMASSSNTKTTMSYTSAIMTAGRTGTKIVTTSTTQTFAAKLSEITASTHSSTTVMQATHTVPTNKQQKPVAQAATVTVMSGTSAAIAHTTSQQQQQQSVVSTSPKHCRPLSTLSTQATMASHYPGKSNYPLGTNTISSSATGNVMSTTNCPESSTVSTSASSIRVTPSPPVASSQTQTLPPPPPPQQQQSQQQSTQQQSQQAARSTTPVVMQEHQQQQQQQQQQSNSTPLEYSLFNDTFTKVTQQSMWGGRENESQKGMNFATVAGGGVSSNTGSGSSTAKFDSSPPQVDASKAPGYRGTTMCSPVSSKSGATSSASNNVMGNVASCSVHNNPMQPAQFQSSTNYSEHPLPNKPPGSLAVARPVIPQQGIDMGTSMAAQFNRQAVYQGDLTSRNATTHQPAAHVIPSTSQPALDVGLFKAANSGGGYEHPNVNSSLLKMVPNESQGGGGHPLLPFHPHMQSFAQTIAPSASVINTTVSMSRLNPRAPDFSSSMHLTSKPQVTMFNAAAAAAAAAAAGSGLHPANIFAATVPAPPPSAIQSNNLAMLGNFPLGKYQAPSRATPAVNTCISTTAQSTRWPFAAPAPHSTYPPHQDPMMSQMGFSNHLANIGAQPGGSIDLITSLENGGSPAISPSSPGQVAQEMSQLKLEDRKVPRPIGTERAWKNYTATGLGGPGGDAESINWMLNEKLVGSWATNCNLAPGIDRHQMFRSNPSYNQRLANVEPEIHPMMDSTFQGHVDTQQPFPANGNAATLSLMPGLTLLPGQFGAPGLAEIPSNEPNKMDPPAWGIPDAVQDKQHPAWNKWAH